In Paenibacillus guangzhouensis, a single window of DNA contains:
- a CDS encoding response regulator transcription factor → MAIRNMKVLIVDDELIVRQGLRATVDWGRYGMEVVADAPNGLKGWEAFLQYKPDVVITDIVMPKLNGLELARRVKQAASETQILLLSCHEDFSYAQQGFRIGASGYVLKTALDEEELGYYLRQFEQQFRQRSQEQGESLNEARDRQAQIYSWLGGFTSDIEEHLARWFQTDWAWMQGGCRMYLIRSDSEQTLNPADWVGMEQAVGLPNERIPCGKGRDLFLCKPEADELVMFRLKAAKSQNKKLTWQADGPIHTHEAWILIVMQLYRQDELWRKYDVWNDAWPEPITQAVQLILKDEGSSMSVAELADAVGFSRSHFSTLFKRVVGENIIDFQSKMKLHKAEYMLLTTLMSVSEISEHLGMIDANYFSKWFKRVTGLSPSQYRSSKKNVINELT, encoded by the coding sequence TTGGCCATTCGGAACATGAAGGTACTCATCGTCGATGACGAATTAATCGTCCGCCAAGGACTTCGGGCCACGGTGGACTGGGGGCGGTACGGCATGGAAGTTGTAGCGGACGCCCCCAATGGACTTAAAGGCTGGGAAGCATTCTTGCAATATAAGCCGGATGTTGTGATCACTGACATTGTGATGCCGAAACTCAATGGGCTTGAACTTGCCAGACGCGTGAAGCAGGCGGCGAGCGAGACCCAGATCCTCCTGCTGAGCTGCCACGAAGATTTCTCGTATGCGCAGCAGGGGTTCCGCATCGGCGCATCAGGTTATGTGCTCAAGACGGCGCTCGACGAAGAAGAGCTCGGATATTACTTGCGGCAATTCGAGCAGCAATTCCGGCAGCGCAGTCAGGAGCAAGGAGAGTCGTTGAACGAGGCAAGAGACCGCCAAGCGCAGATCTATTCGTGGCTTGGCGGCTTCACCTCCGATATCGAGGAGCATCTTGCGCGATGGTTCCAGACCGACTGGGCATGGATGCAGGGAGGGTGTCGAATGTACCTGATCCGGTCCGATAGCGAACAGACGCTGAATCCAGCGGATTGGGTGGGTATGGAACAAGCCGTCGGGCTGCCAAACGAACGAATTCCATGCGGGAAGGGGCGCGATCTGTTCCTATGCAAGCCGGAGGCGGATGAGTTGGTCATGTTCCGGCTCAAGGCGGCCAAGAGTCAGAACAAGAAGCTGACCTGGCAGGCGGATGGTCCAATCCACACGCATGAAGCATGGATTCTCATCGTGATGCAGTTGTATCGCCAAGATGAGCTCTGGCGGAAATACGATGTCTGGAATGATGCATGGCCTGAACCGATCACGCAAGCCGTTCAGCTGATTCTGAAGGATGAAGGGAGCAGCATGTCGGTTGCGGAACTCGCGGATGCAGTCGGCTTCAGCCGAAGCCACTTCAGCACGTTGTTCAAGCGGGTCGTTGGCGAGAACATCATCGATTTCCAGAGCAAAATGAAACTTCATAAAGCCGAGTATATGCTCCTCACTACGCTGATGAGTGTGAGTGAGATATCGGAGCATCTAGGCATGATTGACGCCAATTATTTCAGCAAATGGTTCAAGCGTGTTACGGGATTATCCCCGAGCCAATATCGCTCCAGCAAAAAAAACGTCATTAATGAACTGACTTAA